One Helianthus annuus cultivar XRQ/B chromosome 12, HanXRQr2.0-SUNRISE, whole genome shotgun sequence genomic region harbors:
- the LOC110894188 gene encoding uncharacterized protein LOC110894188 isoform X2, which produces MKVPSFRVTGTLQLSTTSTTTISINPSIQYDAMIIKLCIANTKLVECNIWCRQRINSHRICRNPTSRGPDRSYWNWVQSRTERYGFVIRIGNIDPFESRSFFQPVVTSSSELSCHDEPESSPEATVHDRVKRQETEFVSCKKETGVEESSSEFEKLSLIRETIQAFKHQVQTSHKKICCSLKVYCKLHKHVIRRFVMYFHLFGSTPFQSNVIGLFTIYICSIYYTAGELLHSILFIESNFCM; this is translated from the exons ATGAAGGTCCCCTCCTTCCGAG TTACAGGTACGCTCCAATTAAGCACCACATCTACAACAACAATCTCAATCAACCCATCGATACAATATGATGCCATGATTATCAA GTTGTGTATAGCTAACACGAAATTAGTGGAATGCAATATTTGGTGCAGGCAACGTATTAACAG TCACAGGATTTGCAGAAACCCCACATCTCGCGGACCAGATCGCTCGTATTGGAATTGGGTACAGAGTCGAACCGAACGCTACGGGTTCGTGATTCGGATCGGAAATATTG ATCCTTTTGAGAGCCGATCTTTCTTCCAACCGGTTGTAACCAG CTCATCTGAGCTTTCATGTCATGACGAGCCAGAGTCATCACCGGAAGCCACAGTTCATGACAGAGTCAAACGACAAGAGACTGAATTCGTAAGCTGTAAAAAAGAGACTGGCGTTGAAGAAAGCAGTAGTGAATTTGAAAAACTATCGCTGATACGAGAAACTATCCAAGCATTCAAGCATCAGGTACAAACATCTCATAAGAAAATCTGTTGCAGTTTGAAGGTCTATTGTAAACTTCACAAACATGTCATACGAAGATTTGTCATGTACTTTCATTTGTTTGGGTCGACTCCATTCCAATCCAATGTTATTGGGTTGTTTACAATTTACATATGTAGCATCTATTATACTGCAGGAGAACTATTGCATTCTATTCTATTTATAGAATCTAACTTTTGTATGTAG
- the LOC110894188 gene encoding uncharacterized protein LOC110894188 isoform X1 translates to MKVPSFRVTGTLQLSTTSTTTISINPSIQYDAMIIKLCIANTKLVECNIWCRQRINSHRICRNPTSRGPDRSYWNWVQSRTERYGFVIRIGNIGHPFESRSFFQPVVTSSSELSCHDEPESSPEATVHDRVKRQETEFVSCKKETGVEESSSEFEKLSLIRETIQAFKHQVQTSHKKICCSLKVYCKLHKHVIRRFVMYFHLFGSTPFQSNVIGLFTIYICSIYYTAGELLHSILFIESNFCM, encoded by the exons ATGAAGGTCCCCTCCTTCCGAG TTACAGGTACGCTCCAATTAAGCACCACATCTACAACAACAATCTCAATCAACCCATCGATACAATATGATGCCATGATTATCAA GTTGTGTATAGCTAACACGAAATTAGTGGAATGCAATATTTGGTGCAGGCAACGTATTAACAG TCACAGGATTTGCAGAAACCCCACATCTCGCGGACCAGATCGCTCGTATTGGAATTGGGTACAGAGTCGAACCGAACGCTACGGGTTCGTGATTCGGATCGGAAATATTGGTC ATCCTTTTGAGAGCCGATCTTTCTTCCAACCGGTTGTAACCAG CTCATCTGAGCTTTCATGTCATGACGAGCCAGAGTCATCACCGGAAGCCACAGTTCATGACAGAGTCAAACGACAAGAGACTGAATTCGTAAGCTGTAAAAAAGAGACTGGCGTTGAAGAAAGCAGTAGTGAATTTGAAAAACTATCGCTGATACGAGAAACTATCCAAGCATTCAAGCATCAGGTACAAACATCTCATAAGAAAATCTGTTGCAGTTTGAAGGTCTATTGTAAACTTCACAAACATGTCATACGAAGATTTGTCATGTACTTTCATTTGTTTGGGTCGACTCCATTCCAATCCAATGTTATTGGGTTGTTTACAATTTACATATGTAGCATCTATTATACTGCAGGAGAACTATTGCATTCTATTCTATTTATAGAATCTAACTTTTGTATGTAG
- the LOC110894188 gene encoding uncharacterized protein LOC110894188 isoform X4, which translates to MKVPSFRVTGTLQLSTTSTTTISINPSIQYDAMIIKLCIANTKLVECNIWCRQRINRICRNPTSRGPDRSYWNWVQSRTERYGFVIRIGNIGHPFESRSFFQPVVTSSSELSCHDEPESSPEATVHDRVKRQETEFVSCKKETGVEESSSEFEKLSLIRETIQAFKHQVQTSHKKICCSLKVYCKLHKHVIRRFVMYFHLFGSTPFQSNVIGLFTIYICSIYYTAGELLHSILFIESNFCM; encoded by the exons ATGAAGGTCCCCTCCTTCCGAG TTACAGGTACGCTCCAATTAAGCACCACATCTACAACAACAATCTCAATCAACCCATCGATACAATATGATGCCATGATTATCAA GTTGTGTATAGCTAACACGAAATTAGTGGAATGCAATATTTGGTGCAGGCAACGTATTAACAG GATTTGCAGAAACCCCACATCTCGCGGACCAGATCGCTCGTATTGGAATTGGGTACAGAGTCGAACCGAACGCTACGGGTTCGTGATTCGGATCGGAAATATTGGTC ATCCTTTTGAGAGCCGATCTTTCTTCCAACCGGTTGTAACCAG CTCATCTGAGCTTTCATGTCATGACGAGCCAGAGTCATCACCGGAAGCCACAGTTCATGACAGAGTCAAACGACAAGAGACTGAATTCGTAAGCTGTAAAAAAGAGACTGGCGTTGAAGAAAGCAGTAGTGAATTTGAAAAACTATCGCTGATACGAGAAACTATCCAAGCATTCAAGCATCAGGTACAAACATCTCATAAGAAAATCTGTTGCAGTTTGAAGGTCTATTGTAAACTTCACAAACATGTCATACGAAGATTTGTCATGTACTTTCATTTGTTTGGGTCGACTCCATTCCAATCCAATGTTATTGGGTTGTTTACAATTTACATATGTAGCATCTATTATACTGCAGGAGAACTATTGCATTCTATTCTATTTATAGAATCTAACTTTTGTATGTAG
- the LOC110894188 gene encoding uncharacterized protein LOC110894188 isoform X5 produces the protein MKVPSFRVTGTLQLSTTSTTTISINPSIQYDAMIIKLCIANTKLVECNIWCRQRINSHRICRNPTSRGPDRSYWNWVQSRTERYGFVIRIGNIGHPFESRSFFQPVVTSSSELSCHDEPESSPEATVHDRVKRQETEFVSCKKETGVEESSSEFEKLSLIRETIQAFKHQLFRRVSF, from the exons ATGAAGGTCCCCTCCTTCCGAG TTACAGGTACGCTCCAATTAAGCACCACATCTACAACAACAATCTCAATCAACCCATCGATACAATATGATGCCATGATTATCAA GTTGTGTATAGCTAACACGAAATTAGTGGAATGCAATATTTGGTGCAGGCAACGTATTAACAG TCACAGGATTTGCAGAAACCCCACATCTCGCGGACCAGATCGCTCGTATTGGAATTGGGTACAGAGTCGAACCGAACGCTACGGGTTCGTGATTCGGATCGGAAATATTGGTC ATCCTTTTGAGAGCCGATCTTTCTTCCAACCGGTTGTAACCAG CTCATCTGAGCTTTCATGTCATGACGAGCCAGAGTCATCACCGGAAGCCACAGTTCATGACAGAGTCAAACGACAAGAGACTGAATTCGTAAGCTGTAAAAAAGAGACTGGCGTTGAAGAAAGCAGTAGTGAATTTGAAAAACTATCGCTGATACGAGAAACTATCCAAGCATTCAAGCATCAG TTGTTTCGAAGAGTTAGCTTTTGA
- the LOC110894188 gene encoding uncharacterized protein LOC110894188 isoform X3 → MKVPSFRGTLQLSTTSTTTISINPSIQYDAMIIKLCIANTKLVECNIWCRQRINSHRICRNPTSRGPDRSYWNWVQSRTERYGFVIRIGNIGHPFESRSFFQPVVTSSSELSCHDEPESSPEATVHDRVKRQETEFVSCKKETGVEESSSEFEKLSLIRETIQAFKHQVQTSHKKICCSLKVYCKLHKHVIRRFVMYFHLFGSTPFQSNVIGLFTIYICSIYYTAGELLHSILFIESNFCM, encoded by the exons ATGAAGGTCCCCTCCTTCCGAG GTACGCTCCAATTAAGCACCACATCTACAACAACAATCTCAATCAACCCATCGATACAATATGATGCCATGATTATCAA GTTGTGTATAGCTAACACGAAATTAGTGGAATGCAATATTTGGTGCAGGCAACGTATTAACAG TCACAGGATTTGCAGAAACCCCACATCTCGCGGACCAGATCGCTCGTATTGGAATTGGGTACAGAGTCGAACCGAACGCTACGGGTTCGTGATTCGGATCGGAAATATTGGTC ATCCTTTTGAGAGCCGATCTTTCTTCCAACCGGTTGTAACCAG CTCATCTGAGCTTTCATGTCATGACGAGCCAGAGTCATCACCGGAAGCCACAGTTCATGACAGAGTCAAACGACAAGAGACTGAATTCGTAAGCTGTAAAAAAGAGACTGGCGTTGAAGAAAGCAGTAGTGAATTTGAAAAACTATCGCTGATACGAGAAACTATCCAAGCATTCAAGCATCAGGTACAAACATCTCATAAGAAAATCTGTTGCAGTTTGAAGGTCTATTGTAAACTTCACAAACATGTCATACGAAGATTTGTCATGTACTTTCATTTGTTTGGGTCGACTCCATTCCAATCCAATGTTATTGGGTTGTTTACAATTTACATATGTAGCATCTATTATACTGCAGGAGAACTATTGCATTCTATTCTATTTATAGAATCTAACTTTTGTATGTAG